In a genomic window of Littorina saxatilis isolate snail1 linkage group LG6, US_GU_Lsax_2.0, whole genome shotgun sequence:
- the LOC138969154 gene encoding uncharacterized protein yields MKRSRSHLPPALHLGDGGRPLPGTFSLDVGSRQPMDCGSGEIGLPSTLAGGKGASYPSASAVQAPLLAGSTFRLAVGNCLPGAEGRGGESSGPQLPGILRASVRCSQSIRRMASRVGFISPQYFLEGDKIQDGDASLCPRLSPPRRLGDLDRSHGRILSHSYASGRPEMASFPVGRSDLPVSRTPFRAVSRTMDFHHGGETGLCTGEVPGYPSAGLSGRLAHHEPVPERLFAGYPDGSSRIQLVGVLDQPGKVGADPVTDIHLSGDVFRHGRLDCPAFSEKGGQAPSPDSLHFTSPDGFHPLARLHLGADGVYGSSGFTGPGPQTSASVRAEAVCGLSSGGLGRPHPFAGMVPVCDPSVVGHGVGLQRCSDRRAPPRPGPLYRCVQGGLGGTYRSSDYFRSVDDGAVLVAHQLAGARGSCSSSGQVSALPVRQTCSSVYRQHDSGGVHQQAGRLAVPVSLGEGLRDPGVVLSASYHDLGQVPSREAEHFGGCAQSFRYSASVGVDDHSRGTASPLGPGPKASGGPFCHKVLKEASGVRLAIPGPSGMASERSGLSLDGSGGVRLSSLSVTQPSNPESGDGGAGPSSSGRSSVAVAGLVSRSSSARPRAPHSSRTRARGTSAAPNRHSTRGAQSSEASRVEVVRDSLKRSGASSLTLDLVARSHRASTSSVYASHWKAWTAWCSARGVSSVAPRSIQVANHLSFMSSQGASVSSLRVRRSAISATLKQIGRSVRVGGVIAAVIKGAALKEAKARLPAPKWDLFLILEFLRSADFEPLSEASLFNVTRKALFLLLLATARRGSEVHALSGQPGDISFEPDGSASLRFRPDFLAKNQSPGQASPLVRVKALTSALAPDDPDSVNCPVRALRLYLARTQPIRSSSQKLLFISLLTRREKDLSKVTLARWVSSLIKQAYEWSRTKRGGVMPSLPLDSARAHETRAWASSLAVLRSRRLEEVLTTAYWRSEDVFINFYLRDVTALRQDGSRGLPALIAAGQFLSRT; encoded by the coding sequence atgaagcgctcccgatctcacctccctcccgccctccaccttggtgatggcgggaggcccctcccgggcactttctcgttggatgtcggtagtagacagccaatggattgtgggagtggtgagatcgggcttccgtctactctggcgggaggaaaaggcgcctcttacccgagtgcctccgcggttcaagccccccttctcgcaggaagcacgttccgtcttgcagtcggaaattgcctccctggagcagaagggcgcggtggagagagttcgggtccacagctccctgggattttacgggcgtctgttcgctgttcccaaagcatcaggaggatggcgtcccgtgttggatttatctctcctcaatactttcttgagggagataaaattcaagatggagacgccagcctctgtccgagactctctccgcccaggagactgggtgacctcgatcgatctcacggacgcatactttcacattcttatgcatccggccgaccggaaatggcttcgtttccggtggggagatcagatctaccagtttcgcgcactccctttcgggctgtctctcgcaccatggattttcaccatggtggtgagacaggtctgtgcactggtgaggtcccagggtatccgtctgcgggcttatctggacgactggctcatcatgaaccagtcccagagcggctgttcgcaggataccctgacggttcttcgagaatccaactcgttggggttctcgatcaaccgggtaaagtcggagctgaccccgtcacagacattcacttatctggggatgtctttcgacacggtcgcttggactgtccagccttctcagagaagggtggacaagctccaagcccagattcgctccactttacctctcctgatggcttccatccgctcgctcgcctccatcttggggcagatggagtctatggctcttctggtttcactgggccgggtccacaaacgtccgcttcagttcgcgctgaagccgtttgtggactctcctctggtggactgggacgccctcatccctttgcagggatggttccagtctgcgacccttccgtggttggacacggagtgggtctgcagaggtgttccgatcgtcgtgcccctccccgacctggacctctttacagatgcgtccagggagggttggggggcacatacagatcttcagactacttccggtctgtggacgacggagcagtccttgtggcacatcaacttgctggagctagaggcagttgctctagctctggccaagtttctgccctccctgtacgccaaacatgttcgtctgtttacagacaacatgacagtggcggcgtacatcaacaagcagggaggctcgcggtccccgtctctctcggagagggcttgcgagatcctggtgtggtgctttcagcatcatatcacgatctcggccaggtaccttccagggaggctgaacactttggcggatgcgctcagtcgttccggtacagtgcttcagtcggagtggacgatcactcacggggcactgcttcgcctttgggcccaggtccaaaagcctctggtggacctttttgccacaaggtactcaaagaggcttccggtgttcgtctcgccattcccggaccctcaggcatggcgagtgaacgctctggactttccctggacgggtctggaggcgtacgcctttcctccctttccgttactcagccgagtaatccggaaagcggagatggaggagccggcccttcttcttctggtcgctcctctgtggccgtcgcaggtctggtttccagatcttcttcggctcgcccaagggccccccattcctctcgcactcgtgcgaggggaactagtgcagccccgaacaggcattccacacgaggagcccagtcttctgaagcttcacgtgtggaagttgttcgggactcgctgaagcgctctggggcgtcgtctttgactctggacttggtggctcgctcgcatagagcgtccacctcttcagtttatgcttcccactggaaggcatggactgcctggtgttcagctagaggggtgagttcggtggctccgcgctctattcaggtcgctaaccacctctctttcatgtcttcgcagggcgcctcagtctcctcgttgagggtccggcgctccgctatctcggcgactcttaagcagattggtcgttctgttcgagtcgggggtgttatagctgcagtcattaaaggggctgctcttaaggaagctaaagctcgtttgcccgctcccaagtgggacttgtttttaatcctggaattccttcgttctgcggattttgagcctttaagcgaggccagtctgttcaatgtcactcgcaaagcgctgtttctccttttgttggctacggcccgacggggtagcgaggtccacgccctgtcgggtcagcctggagatatctcctttgagccggacggttccgcatctttgcgtttccggcctgatttcctggccaagaatcagtctccggggcaggcctctccgctggttagagttaaggctctgaccagcgcgttggccccggatgaccccgattcggtcaattgccctgtgagggcacttcgtctgtacttagcccggactcagccgattcggtctagttctcagaagttgttgtttatctctctccttactaggcgcgagaaagatttgtcgaaggtaacgttggcccggtgggtgtcctcgctcatcaagcaggcttatgagtggagtcgcacaaagagggggggggttatgccctccttgccacttgactcggcccgagcccatgaaacgagggcgtgggcatcctctctggcagttctgcgctccagacgtctagaggaggtgctgacaactgcgtattggcgttccgaagatgtttttataaacttttatcttcgggacgtcacagctcttcgacaggatggctccagaggccttccagcgctcatagcagcaggccagttcctgtccagaacttga